TCCCGGTGGGGGCTCGGTTCACGCCGCAGGCTCCGTCGAGCGGCACGGCCCGCGGGTCGTTCGAGTGGACGCCAGCCACCGGCCAGTCGGGCCAGTATCCCATCACCTTCACCGCTTCCGACGGCAGCCTGACCGCGACGAGGACGTCGACGATCACGGTCACCACGCTGGTTCCGCCATCGGGCCCCGATACCCCGGTCATCTCCCGCCCCGCGGTGGCCTCGACGGTGACGGCGCCGCAGCCCGAGCTGGCCGTCGCCCCGACCGCGAACCCGCTCGACACCGCCGCCAGCTACCAGTTCGAGCTCTACCGGGACGCCTCGTACACGGACCGGATCGCCCAGAGCCCGGTCGTGCCGAGGACTTCGCTCGGGGCGGCGTGGCAGGTGCCAGCGCCGCTCGCCGACAACACCCTGTACCACTGGCGCGTGCGCGCCTTCGACGGCACCACGTACAGCACCTGGACCCTCGGGCGCTTCACCGTCAACACCGCGAACGACGCCCCGTCCATCCCGGCGATCGCGGCGCCCGCTCCCGGCGGGCACGTGGACACCCCCTCGCCCACGCTGTCGATCTCCAACAGCACCGACCCCGACGGCGAGCCGGTCGTCTACCGCTTCGAGGTCTACGCCGACGCCGCGCTGAGCCAGAAGCTGCGCGAGTTCTCCAACGTCGCCGCCGGCGCCGACGGCGTCACCCACGTGGCGGTCGCGCCACCGCTGGCCGACCAGACGACGTACCACTGGCGCGCCTTCGCGATCGACCCGCACGGCGCGATCACGGCGTCGCCGGCCGCCAGCTTCTCGATCGACGCCAGCCACCCGGCCCCCGGGGTGCCCGCGATCCTCAGCCCGGTCGTGGGGACGGTGGTGACCAGCGCCTCCGTCCCACTCCGGGTCACCCACGGCGCGCACGAGCCGGGCGTGGCCGTGAGCTACTTCTTCGAGCTCGACCGCGACCGGGGCTTCGCGAGCTCGTCCCTCGTGCACTCGGGCGCGGTCCCGGAGGGGCAGGACGCGACCAGCTTCACCGTCACCGGCCTCGCGGAGAACGCGCGGTACTTCTGGCGCGCGAAGAGCAGCGACGGCGTGGCGGAGAGCGCTTGGGTGTACGGCGACTTCTTCGTCGATCAGGCCAATGATCCACCCGGCGTGCCGACGCCGCTCAACCCGGGGCAGGGCGCCTTCGTCTCGACCCGCGAGCCACTCCTGGAACTCGGGGCCTCGAGCGACCCGGACGGCGACACCGTCGTGTATCGCCTGGAGATCTACTCGGACGAGGCGCTGTCCAGCCGCGTGGCCGAGAAGCTGACGAACACCCGTACCTGGGTGGTGCAGCCGCCGCTCGTGGACGAGGCGACCTACTTCTGGCGCGTGCGCGCCGAGGACACGCGCGGCGGTGCCAGTGCCTGGAGCGCCGTGCAGCGCTTCTCAGTCCACACCGGCACGGTCCGGCCGCCGGGGCTCGTGCTGGTGGAGCCGGCCGGTATCGTGACCGTGAGTGGCTCCTCGGTGCCGATCGCCTGGGAGATCGATGACCCCACGCACGCGTCGACGCTGGCGCTGTTCTCCGACCGAGATGCTCAGGGCGAGGACGGGACCCTCATCGTGCGCGACCTCGCCCAGGATCCGGCCACCACCACCGGCCGCTACACCTGGAACGTCTCCACGCTTCTGCCCGGCACGTATTACGTGTACGCGAGCGCCACCAATCGCGCGGGGACGACGACCCGGTACGCCGCGGGCGCCTACGTGATCCCCGTCCCGCAGCCACGCGGTGGCGTCACCCTCACTCCGACGACCCAACTGGAGACGACCGAGGCTGGCGGAACCGCGACCTTCACCGTGGCGCTCACCAGTGCTCCGCGGAGCGAGGTGACCCTCGGCTTCACGGCGAGCCAGCCGAACGAGGCGCGCCTCGCGCCGTTCGCGCTCACCTTCACTCCGACGAACTGGAATGTCCCTCGCGCGGTCACCGTGACCGGGCTCCCGGATTGCGTGGACGATGGCGACCAGCCGTACCAGGTCGTCCCGGGCCGGGCCAGCAGCGCCGATCCCGACTACAACGGTGTCCAAGCCGCGCCCCTGGCCTTCGTGAACCGGGGCTCGACGTCGGGCTGCGGGGAGAACCAGGCGCCCCAGGCGAATGCCGGCCCGGACCAGACGGTCGGCTCGGGGAGCACCGTCGTACTGGCTGGCTCTGGCACCGACGTGGATGGCACGGTGGTCGCCTACCACTGGGCGCAGACCTCCGGTCCGTCGGTGACGCTCTCCAACGCCAGCATCGCGGCGCCTCACTTCACCGCGCCGTCGCCCGCGGCCGACACGGTGCTCGGGTTCGAGCTGACCATTACCGACGACGACGGCGCGACTGGCCGTGACAGCGTCGCCGTCACCGTCCGCGCGCCCTCGAATCAGCCGCCGGTGGCCAACGCCGGTCCGGACCAGACGGTGACGACCGGCGCGCTCGTCACCCTCGCGGGTTCCGGCATCGACGTGGACGGCACGATCGTCACCTACGCGTGGGCGCAGGTCTCCGGCCCCGCGGTGACGCTCTCGGGTGAGACCAGCGCGACCGCGACCTTCTCCGCGCCGGCGGTGAGCACTCCCGCCAGCCTGGGCTTCACTCTCACCGTCACCGACGATCACGGCGCGAGCGGTACCGCCTCGGTCACGGTGACGGTCCAGCCCCTTCTCAACCAGCCGCCCACCGCCAACGCCGGGGCCGACCAGACCGCGATTCCCGGCACCCCGGTCACGCTCACCGGCAGCGCCACCGATCCGGACGGCACCGTGGTTGCCCTCCTCTGGACCCAGACGGCGGGGCCCACGGTGACGCTCATCGATGCCAGCACCGCCACGGCGCGCTTCACGGCCCCGGTGGTGTCCGCCAGCACCGTGCTCACCTTCCAACTCACCGTGACGGACAACCAGGGCGCGAGCGCCAGCGCCTCGGTCTCGATCACGGTCGTTCCGAACCAGCCGCCCGTGGTCAGTGCCGGCACCGCTCAGACGGTGAATGAGCGGACGCTGGTGACGCTCGCCGGTGCCGCCTCCGACGCCGACGGCGCGATCGCCTCCGTGCAGTGGACCCAGACGGCGGGTCCCTCGGTGGCACTCACCAACGCGAACCTCCTCACCGCCCACTTCACGGCGCCCGCGGCCAGCACCGACACCGTGCTCACGTTCACGTTGACCGCGACCGACAACCTGGGCGCCAGCAGCAGCGCGACGACGCACGTCACGATCCACCACGTCAATCAACCGCCCACCGCCAATGCCGGGCCCAGCCAGACCGTGAACGAGAACACGTTGGTTACCCTGAGCGGAGCCGGTTCCGATCCCGACGGCAGCGTCGTCTCGTACGCGTGGGTCCAGACGACTGGCCACCCGGTGGCGCTGGTGAATGCCCGGACCGCGGTGGCGACGTTCACCTCGCCGCAGATCAATGGGCCGTCGACGTTGACGTTCTCGCTGACCGTCACCGACAACGAGGGGGCGACGGGCACCGCGCACATCAACGTCCAGGTGCTGGACAACATCCAGAACGAGCTGCCGCGGGTGAACGCCGGCCCAAGCCAGATGGTCGACGAGGGAACGCCAGTCATCCTCACCGGCGGCGCCACCGACTCCGACGGCACCATCACTTCCCTCCAGTGGACCCAGACCGCGGGGCCGGTGGTCGCGCTCTCCGGCGCCCAGTCCGCGGTGGCCCGCTTCACCGCGCCGGGGGTGTCCGCTCGGACGGTGCTCAAGTTCCGACTCACGGCGACCGACAACGGCGGCGCCAGTGACTCCAGCGACACCGAGGTCGTCGTGCGCGACGTCCTCGCCTCGCCGGTGGTGGACGCCGGGCCTGATTTCGCGGTCAACGAGGGCGCGCGCGTCAACATCCAGGGCCGCGCGAACCAGAGCGGAGTCACCTACCGGTGGACCCTGGGCCCCGGTCCAGCGGTCAAGCTGAATGGCGCCAACACGGCGGTCGTGAGCTTTACCGCGCCGGCTGTGACCGCCGACTCCGTGCTGACGCTGAAGTTGACGGTTCTGGGGCAGACGGGCGCGGCGGGGTTCGACACGGTCAATGTCACCATCCGCAACGTCAACAAGCCGCCAGTGGCCGAGGTGGAGCGGCTCGAGGGCTTCGACGAGCGCACCCTCGTCACGTTGAGTGGCCGTGGCTCCAAGGACCCCGACGGAAGGATCCGCTCCTACCTCTGGGTCCAGACGAGTGGTCCGGCCGTGGCGCTGAGCAGTCCCCGGAGCGCGACGCCGAGCTTCACGGCGCCCGAGGTCACGGGAGAGACGACGTTGTCCTTCCGGGTGATCGTGACCGATGACGAGGGCTCGACCGGGAGCTCCGTCGTGAACGTCATGGTGCGCGACGTCCAGAGGCGGTGAGCCGAGCGCCGTTGCTTGGCTGTTCCTGATCAGGTGGCTCGCAGCGCTTCGGGTGGGTGCGTGGGCTTTCTCTCCCGTCTGGCTAGAACAGGACCGGAATCCGGGTGAACGGACTCCGTACGGGCACGGCGGAGTCCATGGCTCAAGATCGCGGCACTCGCTGAGCTAGACGGTTTTGTCTGGCAAGAGCGTGCGCAGCAACTCGTCGTCGGGGCCGAGCGGGCGCCAGCCAGGAGGAGGCGGCGTGGAACGGAGTGATTCTCTTGCCCGTCTGACGCGCTCCTCATGGGTTTCTGGGGTGAACGCAGCCCAAGAACCGAGCGCCATGGCAACCTTGAAACGGTTGGCGTCGTCCATCACGTCTGGCCAGCCTTCGGGGAGACATTCGGAAAGCTCGCGAACGAGCACATCGCGCACGAATCGTGTGACCTGATGGCTTCGCTCCGCCTCGGCGCGCAGCTCGCTCAACACCTGCACCCCGGCGATGTCATCCTCGCCAAGCTCATCCGCCAGCGCCACCAGTGGAACGGCAGGGCGGGCATTCGCGAAGGCGGTGAGCGACTCATAACCGAGTTCGCGGACTCGCTCGTACAGGCGGACCTTCCAGTTACCTCGCCAGGCATGTCCGCTGCTCATTGTCCTCCCCACACGGTGAAGTTCATCGGGAGCTTATAGAGCCTCATCCGATACGCGGCGATTTTGAGAATTTCGTTCCGCGTCAACATCCGCCCAGCATCGCTCTCCGCTTCGCGGAGGGCCTTCATGAGCATCTGATTCCATTCGCCGGGCCATTGGCGACCCAGGCGCCAATCGCCACCACCATGAATCGCCTCATGGCCCGCCTGCTCCATTTTGACGCAGAACTGATCGATGCTCATTTCGCCGGTGAAGCCGCGCTTCTCGAACCACTCGCGGAACTCGCGCGGCAGGATGTGATGTCGCGGTGTCTCGGCCATGCCGGCCCCCGCCTTGCCAGTCTGGCGCATGGCACGAACTTCTGGCCCGTCGCCGAGTGCGTCGCGCACGCCCTTGGGCAGCTCGTCGTGCGACTGCGCCATCATCATCTGGCCAGCATGAATCCGCACGGCCGTACCGACGACGGGCAGTGAGATGATGCCTGCCTGCACGAGCCGGCGCATCATCTCCACCCACTCGGCGGAAACGACAATCCGTGTGCCCATCATCACGTCGTTGGCGCCCATCACGAGGTTAATACCGAGCGAGGCGGGCGCGGCTGGCGGGAACTGGGGTAGTACCATCTTCATCGCCGAGGCCGTAGTGAGCATCTCGATGAGTTCCTGCACTCGCAGCATCTTCTCGAACTGCTCCGCCGCCGCGCGCACGGCCGCACGCGTCGCGGCGAACTCTCCGGTGAGGTGGCCAATCAGTGCGGGGAGATTGTTTGCGGACTGGAGCCGTGGGCCACCGAGACGTAGCAGGGCAAGCTGCATGTCTGGGTCATCCACCTCTGACGCCGCGTTGGCCAGCCTGGTGGTGGCAGTGAGTTCGGTGTCAATCCACCGCAGTTGCTGGGCGCCATGGTTGACGGAAGGGATGAACAGGTCGGCATGTCGTCTGTAAATGCCAGTCCTGCTGTCATTGAGTCTGGAGAGTGCGCTGGAGATGCGACGGGTAGAGACGGACACTTCGCGAATGATACCGAGAAACGCGAGATGGGCCGCGATGGCGCTCTGCTTGGCTGGCTCCTCAGCCTTGCGGCGGACTTCACCCCCAACGACGCGGCGATGGTGCAGCCGCTCAGGCACCTCGGATTCAGGCGGGGAAAGAGATGGTGCGGCGAAGACATGCGAAAGCTCTTCGCTATCACCCGAGCTTCGGGCTTCGTCTCCTTCAGATGCCACCTTCCCGGGGCGTCAGGGGGCTTTCCAGCGCGAAGCGGGCGATCTCGTCCTTGCGCATGAACACCACGCCCGGTTGTTTCTGGACGTAGGTGATGAATTCCTCCAGCGCCTTGACGCGCGAGGGACGGCCGGCGATCCGATCGTGGGTGCTGATGGACATCATGCGCCGACGCGTGGCGGCCTCGGCGTAGAGCACGTCGAACTCGTCCTTGAGTTCGCGTCCGAAGGCCTCGGCCGAGGCGTTGCGCCCCTCGAACTGGACGATGTCATTCATGCCCAGGGTATAGGGGACGACCGTGAAGGGTTTGCCTTTCACGGGGATGAGGAATGGCTCGTCCCGGCTCACGTCGTCGATGTGGTAGGTGAACCCGAGGTCCTGGAGGATCTCCAGCGTCCGGGGAGTCCCTCGCATCCAGAAGGCGTTGAAGCCCACCGGCTTCGTGCCCGTGGCGCGCTCGATGCTCCGCACGTTGGCCTCGTACGAGGCTCGCTCCTCCTCGGGACTCATCGAGAACTGGGGCGTCCAGGTCTGGCCATGGGCGGCGGCCTCGTGGCCCCGCTCGACGATCTCCTTGGCCAGCTGGGGGGTGCGGTCCACCGCCTGCCCAACCATGTGGGACGTCACCTTGACGCGCTTGCGCTCGAAGAGATCGAGCAGCCGGGGGATGCCCTCCTTGATGCCATACGCGTACCACGTGGCGGCGGGCAGATCCGGGTACTTCGGATCGATGGACGGGAAGGGGCTGCTCGCCCCTCGCTCGGGCTGTGCGCCCGCTTCGAACTGCATGGAGAGGGAAATCACCAGTCGCGCACCGTCCGGCCAGAACTGCTTGGACGGGGATCGACCGCCTCGCGTAGGGGGTGGCTCCCGCGGGGCCGTGGGCGCCGGGCTCGCGGCCAGCGCGTCGGAGGAAGGGGCCGCCGCGATGAGTGCACTGGCGGCGATCAAGCCGGAGTGGCGCAGGAACTCGCGGCGCTCGGGAACGGCGGGCGAGGGGAAGGGCATCGGTTCGGGGAGGGACATGACGAAGGGACCTCGCGTGCTTCAGGGGACCGGGGCAGGGCTGCTCGAGGAGACGGGGGCGGAGCGGCTTCGGGTCCTGGCCCACCAGGCATCGACGGAGACGTGGTTGAGGTGGGCCGTCGCCATGAGCGCGGCGTAGAGGGCCGCGTAGATCATCTGCAGTCCCGCCGTCTCCCAGTCGCTGCGCAGGGTGGTGCCGAAGATGAGGGACACCATCAGGAGGCCGCCGGTGAAGAGGGCGGTGCGCGTCAGCAACCCGAGCGTGAGCAGCACGCCGATGACGAGCTCGATGAAGGGCAGCAGCAGCGCGAAGAGACGGACCAGCGGTGAGGGAAGCCAGGTATTCGCGAAGAGCTGGACGAGCGCGTCGGCGAAGGCTCCGGGGTTGCCGATCCGGACCAGACCATGCCCGAGGAGGTTGATGCCGAGGGCGAGCCGCAGCAGGAGCTGACCCGCTACCGCGTTCGTGATGCCAAAGAAGAGGGGGGAGGCGTCCTCTGTCGAGGTCGAGGGCTTCATGGTGTCTTCCCGATGTGGAGAGGGGGGACCGTGTTGCGTCTTCGCACCCTCTACTTGCGCTTCCCCGCACAGGTTGGGAACGTGGTCCCGAGGAAAGACGGCTGTGCCTGAACGGAAAAAGCAGGGTCCGGTGCTGCTCGAGGGGTTGATGCCCCTGATGGTGTTCGTGCGAGCCGTCGACAACCAGGGGTTCTCGGTGGCGGCACGGCAGCTCGGATTGACTCCGTCCGCCGTGAGCAAGCAGGTGGCCCACCTGGAGGAGCGACTCGGGACCCGGCTGCTCCGCAGGACCACCCACCATCTGAGCCTCACGGAGGCGGGAAGCATCTTCTACCAGCACTGTCAGCGGGTACTCGGGGAGTTGGAGGAGGCCCAGCTCGCGATGGCGGCCCTCGACGAGCGTCCGAGGGGCACCCTCCGTGTCTCCGCGCCCGCGGTGCTCGGCGAGGTCCACGTCGGGGCCGCCGCGGCGGCGTTCCAGGAGTCCTTTCCGGAAGTGCAGGTGGAACTCGAGGCGAGCGATCGGGTGGTGGACCTCGTGGAGGATGGCTTCGACGTGGCGGTGCGGATCGCCGGCACGTTGAAGGACAGCTCGCTGGTGGTGCGACGCCTCGCGGACGAGGAACGCGTCCTGTGCGCGAGCCCCTTCTATCTCCAGCGCGCCGGCAGGCCCCGAGCCCTGGAGGAGCTGGCCCACCACGAGTGTCTGCTCTTCAAGCCCGGCCGGGTGGTGAGGGAGTGGCAGTTCCAGGGAGAGGGGGCCTCTCGGAGCGTGAAGGTCCAGGGGCGCTTCGTGGCCAACAACCACCTCGTCCTCCGGCAGGCGGCGCTCCTGGGACGGGGCATCGCCAACCTGCCGCGCTACCTGGTGTTGGAGGAGCTGCGCTCGGGGGCCCTGGTGTCACTGCTCGCCGAGCACCCGGTGACCCAGCGCCACATCTACCTCGTGTACCCGCACCGCCAGCTCACGCCTCCCAAGGTGCGGGCCTTCGCCGACTTCCTTGCCCGCTACTTCCAGCGCATCTTGGGGTAGAGGAGTTCTGGCCGCGTGGCTCCGGCACCGTCATTGATTTGTAGGGCGAGCGGCCGGGGCGTCACCCCGTGGGCGGGCGGACCACCAGCATGGGCCGGTCGGAGTGCGCCATGATCTCCTTGGCCACCGTACCCATCACCGTCTTCTTCAGCCCCGAGTGTCCGTGGGTGCCCAGGCAGATCACGTCCACGCTCAGGCGCTCGGCGACCTTGAGCAGCACCGGCGCCACGTCGTGGCCCGACAGCACCATCACCCGCACCTCGCGCCCCTGGGCATCCGCGTCCTTGGGCAACAACTGGCGCAGCCGCGACCGCAACTCCTGCGCCTGCTCCGTCGCATGCCGCGCCACGGTCACCAGGTACACCGTGCCCCCGTTGGGCAGCAGGGAAAAGGCATGCGGAATGGCCCGGTTGGCCGCCTCCGAGAAGTCCGTGGCCACCAGCACCGAGCGCAGCGCGGGAACCGTCACCTCCGAGCCCCGCGCCGCCCCCGCGAGCGGCACGCTCACCACCGACATGGCCGCCAGCCTCAGCGCGTGGTGCGACACGCTCCCCAGCTTGCCCAGACCCTTCCGCTGGTGCGAGCCCACCACCAGCAGGTCCACCTTCTCGTCCGCCGCCAGCGCCACCAGGTGGTCCGCGATGCGTCCCACCCCAGCTTCCAGCCGCATGCGCACCGGCGGCTGGCCCTGCGCTTCCAGCGGCGCCACCTGTGTGCGCACCTCCTGCTCCAGCGCGCGCAGCAACTCGGGCGTCACCTCCTGGTAGAACGTCGGATGCTCCAGCCCCATCCGGAAGTACTCCTCGTGGGGCCAGTAGATGCGCCCGGCCACCACCTCCACGTCGCCGTAGCGCCGCAGGCCCCGCAGCCAGTCGCGCGCCGCCTCGAAAGGCAGCGAGCGGTCCACGCCCAGCATCACCTTCAAGGGACGAGTCCCCTTCACCCAGGCCTCGAAGGACTCCGCCTCGCGCACCACCAGCAGCGGCACCGGCAGCGTCGTGGCCAGCCGGTCCACCGTGCCGCCTACTCCCAGGAAGGGCGAGGCGCTCGTGGGCCCCGCCGTCACCACCAGCCCCGCGCCCTTCTCCTTCGCGAAGCGCGCCAGCTCCTCGGCCGGCTCTCCCGTGAGCAACTGGTGGCTCGCGCGTGCCCCCAGCTTCTCCACCCGCCGCACCTCGTCCGATAGCGCCGACTGCGCCGTGTCCCGCAGCGTCTGCCCGAAGGCGCGCGCGAGGTTGCCTGGCAGCACGTGCACCAGGAAGAGGGGCTCATCCAATTTCCGCGCGAGCTGCGCGGCGGCAGTGGCCGCTCGCTGCGCGGCGTCCGAGAAGTGGGTGGCGCAAAGGATGGTCATGTCGGTTCCCCGGGTTCACGTTCCTACCGGGACTACTCTAATCAGCCGGCTCCCCTCGGATGCAAGGCGCCAGGCACGCCCAGGGCCGCCCGACTCTGGAGCGCCGGGCCCCCCGGTGCGCTCCGGGGCTGCCCCTCGCGGTTCGAAGCCCCGGACCACGGGGGAGCGGCCCTCCTCTTCCTCGCCCTGCTTCTCAGTCAGGGAGGGCGAACGCATGCCTCGTCTCGCGAGTCGACGAACCCGCAGGGGAGTGCGGATCTTGCGAGAAGCCCGCTCGGAGGCGAATCCATCATGAGAATCCTGGTCAGCTATGGTTCCAAGCGGGGGGGCACGGCCGAGATCGCGGGCATCATCGCGCGGACACTCGCCGCGCGAGGTTTCCAGGTCGATCTGCACCCGGCCTCCGAGGTCGAGTTCGTCGATGGGTACGATGCCGTCGTGGTGGGGGGCGCGCTCTACATGTCGCGCTGGCATCGCGATGCGAGTCGCTTCGTCAAGCAGCACACCCAGGCGCTGCGGGCCCGGCCGGTCTGGCTCTTCAGCAGCGGGCCGCTCGATGACTCGGCCACCTGGAACGAGGTGCCGCCGGTGGCTCAGGTCCAGCGGTTGATGGCGCGCATCGGAGCGCAAGGCCATATCACCTTCGGAGGGCGCCTGCTGCCCGACGCCAAGGGCTTCATCGCGAGCAAGATGGCCAGTTCGTTGGCGGGCGACTGGCGCGACCCGCGCATCATCCGGGCCTGGGCGGAGGGGATGGCGGATGCGCTGCTCACCTTCGAGCGGACTCCGTCCCGCGCCGCCGAGGACACGCCGGCCTGGCCGTAGCCGGGCATATCGGGGAGTGACCGGCGCCCTAGACGATGCCCAGGCGCCGGGCCAGCCGCCGGAGGTTGGCGCGATCCATTCCCAGCTCGCGCGCCGCCGAGGCCCAGTTGCCCTGGTGCCGCTGGAGGCTCGTGTTGATCTGCTGTCGTTCGAAGCGCTCCACGGCCTCGCGCAGGTCCCCCACGGGTGTCGGCTCGGGTGGCGGTTCGGCCCGGGCCGGGGGAGGGGAGTCCCCATTGAGCGCGAAGTCCGTCGCCAACAGGGTGAGGATGCGGCTGTCATCCTGGCGCTGCCCATAGGCCTTGAGCGCGCTCCGTGCCACCAGATGCTCCAGCTCGCGCACGTTGCCGGGCCAGGAGTAGGCCAGCAGGGCGGCCTCGGCATCGTCGCTCAGGCGCAGGCTGCGCAGTCCCAGGCGCGAGCGGTTCTGCTCGAGG
Above is a window of Cystobacter fuscus DNA encoding:
- a CDS encoding PKD domain-containing protein, with the translated sequence MAIRLFACACFLFADTALALDTICARVRLQIDQKLTLERQGFDAMMRITNALDTVELKQVRVDVLFTDEAGAPVRATSDPNDTSASFFIRIDTIGGISDVNGNGTVAPASVAEVHWLIIPSPGAGGTVPGGKIYFVGANLSYTVGGEAQTMKVSPDTVTVQPMPRLTLDYFLTQEVFADDPFTPQIEPQVPFTLGVRVRNGGAAAARNVKIESAQPKIVENIQGLLVGFQITGSYVNDSPTSPSLLAELGNIAPSAASTGRWVMTTTLSGKFVEFNASFTHSDALGGALTSLIDATHAHLLVRDVRVDLPGRDSVRDFLARDDDVLRVYESTGVDTMVTDQSESSTLSPSGGDATYQLLAPQTAGFMYVRLPDPSGGTKQLGPVTRSDGKVIPPENVWLSRSRATPGGPFSYWINLFDANTPGTYTLVLMALAGTPRPPVLQSIPDHVVREGERVEFLVEASDPDGTIPSITTSQLPVGARFTPQAPSSGTARGSFEWTPATGQSGQYPITFTASDGSLTATRTSTITVTTLVPPSGPDTPVISRPAVASTVTAPQPELAVAPTANPLDTAASYQFELYRDASYTDRIAQSPVVPRTSLGAAWQVPAPLADNTLYHWRVRAFDGTTYSTWTLGRFTVNTANDAPSIPAIAAPAPGGHVDTPSPTLSISNSTDPDGEPVVYRFEVYADAALSQKLREFSNVAAGADGVTHVAVAPPLADQTTYHWRAFAIDPHGAITASPAASFSIDASHPAPGVPAILSPVVGTVVTSASVPLRVTHGAHEPGVAVSYFFELDRDRGFASSSLVHSGAVPEGQDATSFTVTGLAENARYFWRAKSSDGVAESAWVYGDFFVDQANDPPGVPTPLNPGQGAFVSTREPLLELGASSDPDGDTVVYRLEIYSDEALSSRVAEKLTNTRTWVVQPPLVDEATYFWRVRAEDTRGGASAWSAVQRFSVHTGTVRPPGLVLVEPAGIVTVSGSSVPIAWEIDDPTHASTLALFSDRDAQGEDGTLIVRDLAQDPATTTGRYTWNVSTLLPGTYYVYASATNRAGTTTRYAAGAYVIPVPQPRGGVTLTPTTQLETTEAGGTATFTVALTSAPRSEVTLGFTASQPNEARLAPFALTFTPTNWNVPRAVTVTGLPDCVDDGDQPYQVVPGRASSADPDYNGVQAAPLAFVNRGSTSGCGENQAPQANAGPDQTVGSGSTVVLAGSGTDVDGTVVAYHWAQTSGPSVTLSNASIAAPHFTAPSPAADTVLGFELTITDDDGATGRDSVAVTVRAPSNQPPVANAGPDQTVTTGALVTLAGSGIDVDGTIVTYAWAQVSGPAVTLSGETSATATFSAPAVSTPASLGFTLTVTDDHGASGTASVTVTVQPLLNQPPTANAGADQTAIPGTPVTLTGSATDPDGTVVALLWTQTAGPTVTLIDASTATARFTAPVVSASTVLTFQLTVTDNQGASASASVSITVVPNQPPVVSAGTAQTVNERTLVTLAGAASDADGAIASVQWTQTAGPSVALTNANLLTAHFTAPAASTDTVLTFTLTATDNLGASSSATTHVTIHHVNQPPTANAGPSQTVNENTLVTLSGAGSDPDGSVVSYAWVQTTGHPVALVNARTAVATFTSPQINGPSTLTFSLTVTDNEGATGTAHINVQVLDNIQNELPRVNAGPSQMVDEGTPVILTGGATDSDGTITSLQWTQTAGPVVALSGAQSAVARFTAPGVSARTVLKFRLTATDNGGASDSSDTEVVVRDVLASPVVDAGPDFAVNEGARVNIQGRANQSGVTYRWTLGPGPAVKLNGANTAVVSFTAPAVTADSVLTLKLTVLGQTGAAGFDTVNVTIRNVNKPPVAEVERLEGFDERTLVTLSGRGSKDPDGRIRSYLWVQTSGPAVALSSPRSATPSFTAPEVTGETTLSFRVIVTDDEGSTGSSVVNVMVRDVQRR
- a CDS encoding NUDIX hydrolase gives rise to the protein MSSGHAWRGNWKVRLYERVRELGYESLTAFANARPAVPLVALADELGEDDIAGVQVLSELRAEAERSHQVTRFVRDVLVRELSECLPEGWPDVMDDANRFKVAMALGSWAAFTPETHEERVRRARESLRSTPPPPGWRPLGPDDELLRTLLPDKTV
- a CDS encoding DUF2380 domain-containing protein, with translation MPERLHHRRVVGGEVRRKAEEPAKQSAIAAHLAFLGIIREVSVSTRRISSALSRLNDSRTGIYRRHADLFIPSVNHGAQQLRWIDTELTATTRLANAASEVDDPDMQLALLRLGGPRLQSANNLPALIGHLTGEFAATRAAVRAAAEQFEKMLRVQELIEMLTTASAMKMVLPQFPPAAPASLGINLVMGANDVMMGTRIVVSAEWVEMMRRLVQAGIISLPVVGTAVRIHAGQMMMAQSHDELPKGVRDALGDGPEVRAMRQTGKAGAGMAETPRHHILPREFREWFEKRGFTGEMSIDQFCVKMEQAGHEAIHGGGDWRLGRQWPGEWNQMLMKALREAESDAGRMLTRNEILKIAAYRMRLYKLPMNFTVWGGQ
- a CDS encoding polysaccharide deacetylase family protein encodes the protein MSLPEPMPFPSPAVPERREFLRHSGLIAASALIAAAPSSDALAASPAPTAPREPPPTRGGRSPSKQFWPDGARLVISLSMQFEAGAQPERGASSPFPSIDPKYPDLPAATWYAYGIKEGIPRLLDLFERKRVKVTSHMVGQAVDRTPQLAKEIVERGHEAAAHGQTWTPQFSMSPEEERASYEANVRSIERATGTKPVGFNAFWMRGTPRTLEILQDLGFTYHIDDVSRDEPFLIPVKGKPFTVVPYTLGMNDIVQFEGRNASAEAFGRELKDEFDVLYAEAATRRRMMSISTHDRIAGRPSRVKALEEFITYVQKQPGVVFMRKDEIARFALESPLTPREGGI
- a CDS encoding DoxX family membrane protein; this translates as MKPSTSTEDASPLFFGITNAVAGQLLLRLALGINLLGHGLVRIGNPGAFADALVQLFANTWLPSPLVRLFALLLPFIELVIGVLLTLGLLTRTALFTGGLLMVSLIFGTTLRSDWETAGLQMIYAALYAALMATAHLNHVSVDAWWARTRSRSAPVSSSSPAPVP
- a CDS encoding LysR family transcriptional regulator, which codes for MPERKKQGPVLLEGLMPLMVFVRAVDNQGFSVAARQLGLTPSAVSKQVAHLEERLGTRLLRRTTHHLSLTEAGSIFYQHCQRVLGELEEAQLAMAALDERPRGTLRVSAPAVLGEVHVGAAAAAFQESFPEVQVELEASDRVVDLVEDGFDVAVRIAGTLKDSSLVVRRLADEERVLCASPFYLQRAGRPRALEELAHHECLLFKPGRVVREWQFQGEGASRSVKVQGRFVANNHLVLRQAALLGRGIANLPRYLVLEELRSGALVSLLAEHPVTQRHIYLVYPHRQLTPPKVRAFADFLARYFQRILG
- a CDS encoding universal stress protein; its protein translation is MTILCATHFSDAAQRAATAAAQLARKLDEPLFLVHVLPGNLARAFGQTLRDTAQSALSDEVRRVEKLGARASHQLLTGEPAEELARFAKEKGAGLVVTAGPTSASPFLGVGGTVDRLATTLPVPLLVVREAESFEAWVKGTRPLKVMLGVDRSLPFEAARDWLRGLRRYGDVEVVAGRIYWPHEEYFRMGLEHPTFYQEVTPELLRALEQEVRTQVAPLEAQGQPPVRMRLEAGVGRIADHLVALAADEKVDLLVVGSHQRKGLGKLGSVSHHALRLAAMSVVSVPLAGAARGSEVTVPALRSVLVATDFSEAANRAIPHAFSLLPNGGTVYLVTVARHATEQAQELRSRLRQLLPKDADAQGREVRVMVLSGHDVAPVLLKVAERLSVDVICLGTHGHSGLKKTVMGTVAKEIMAHSDRPMLVVRPPTG
- a CDS encoding flavodoxin domain-containing protein — its product is MRILVSYGSKRGGTAEIAGIIARTLAARGFQVDLHPASEVEFVDGYDAVVVGGALYMSRWHRDASRFVKQHTQALRARPVWLFSSGPLDDSATWNEVPPVAQVQRLMARIGAQGHITFGGRLLPDAKGFIASKMASSLAGDWRDPRIIRAWAEGMADALLTFERTPSRAAEDTPAWP